The Deltaproteobacteria bacterium genome includes a window with the following:
- a CDS encoding tyrosine-type recombinase/integrase, translating to MGNKDSPMLMEAILDYMQWVKSVEDDRGSRSSLRYTRILIDFLIYVIHKDIAWKEMFTFDTLEAFRAYSGFKGASRAIRALSDYLFSQGRIDEPMEIPKPHSPLPDIYEQYLVYHEQSLQVGSNHLRQVRRVIATFHEYLKRHKIEPSALKIKHLDAFMATFKVSQNTRRIYRYFLRGFLKYLYHERKIIKKDLAPLLIGPPMFGQAKLPKFLRPQQVQKLFASLNLSTPTDMRTYAMMHLAYSLGLRPVEISRITLDNISFSEGELSVAERKGQNPITLPIPEQTIKAIAVYLDKGRPKSPSRHLFLTHQFPYRPISATTVVQYISKAMKEAGLPSSAYWLRHTYAQNLLHLGQSIYEVKEMMGHQNIQSTHRYLHINNEFMRKTLFDEKL from the coding sequence GTGGGGAATAAGGACAGCCCGATGTTGATGGAAGCGATCCTGGATTATATGCAGTGGGTCAAGTCCGTGGAGGATGATAGAGGCAGCCGCAGCAGCCTGCGGTACACCCGGATCCTGATCGATTTTCTTATTTATGTAATCCATAAGGACATTGCGTGGAAAGAGATGTTTACCTTCGATACGCTTGAAGCCTTTCGAGCCTATAGTGGCTTTAAGGGCGCCTCCCGTGCCATAAGGGCTCTTTCCGATTATCTATTTAGCCAGGGCAGAATCGATGAGCCTATGGAGATTCCTAAACCCCATAGCCCTTTACCCGACATCTATGAACAATACCTTGTCTACCACGAACAGAGTCTACAGGTTGGGTCTAATCACCTCAGGCAGGTAAGAAGGGTGATAGCCACTTTCCATGAATACCTGAAAAGGCACAAGATCGAGCCTTCAGCACTAAAGATCAAGCATCTCGATGCCTTCATGGCAACCTTTAAGGTCTCACAGAATACCCGGAGGATTTACCGTTATTTCTTGCGGGGTTTTTTGAAGTATCTCTATCACGAGCGGAAGATAATTAAAAAAGACCTTGCCCCGCTTCTCATAGGTCCTCCTATGTTTGGTCAGGCCAAACTACCCAAATTTTTGCGGCCTCAACAAGTGCAGAAACTCTTTGCCTCCCTTAATCTCTCTACCCCAACGGATATGCGAACCTATGCCATGATGCACCTGGCTTACTCTTTGGGGCTTAGGCCCGTTGAGATCAGCAGAATCACCCTGGATAATATCTCTTTCAGCGAAGGGGAACTCAGCGTTGCAGAGAGAAAAGGCCAAAACCCTATAACCCTTCCAATCCCGGAGCAGACCATCAAGGCCATTGCCGTCTACCTGGACAAAGGCAGACCCAAGAGTCCATCCAGACACCTTTTCCTGACCCACCAGTTCCCCTACCGCCCCATAAGCGCCACTACGGTGGTTCAATACATCTCAAAGGCGATGAAAGAGGCGGGGCTTCCCTCATCGGCCTACTGGCTCAGGCACACATATGCCCAGAATCTGCTCCATTTGGGTCAGTCCATCTATGAGGTCAAAGAGATGATGGGGCACCAAAACATCCAGTCCACTCATAGATATCTTCACATCAACAATGAGTTTATGAGAAAGACCCTCTTCGATGAAAAACTTTGA